In the Maribacter sp. MJ134 genome, one interval contains:
- a CDS encoding tRNA1(Val) (adenine(37)-N6)-methyltransferase, giving the protein MSEPFRFKEFTVNQDRCAMKIGTDGVLLGAWVSVENNPSSILDIGAGTGLIALMLAQRSNADTIDAIEIDADAYEQCVDNFEASPWGDRLFCYHAGLDEMVDEIEEQYDLIVSNPPFYKEDVSSGNSSRDTARQNSSLPFDELVESISKLLSPAGIFSVVIPFKEERKFLELAHDYGLYPTRILHVKGNSISKTKRSLLEFSFTKVNPTIKELYIEIKRHEYTLEYKALTNAFYLKM; this is encoded by the coding sequence ATGAGCGAACCTTTTAGATTTAAAGAGTTTACCGTAAATCAAGACCGTTGTGCCATGAAAATTGGCACGGACGGCGTACTACTTGGCGCGTGGGTCTCTGTAGAGAATAACCCTAGCTCTATTCTGGATATTGGAGCAGGGACCGGACTTATTGCCTTAATGCTGGCTCAAAGAAGTAATGCCGACACTATCGATGCCATAGAAATTGATGCGGACGCTTACGAACAATGTGTAGATAATTTTGAAGCATCTCCCTGGGGAGATCGTCTTTTCTGTTATCATGCCGGTCTAGATGAAATGGTTGATGAAATCGAAGAGCAATACGATTTAATTGTTTCTAACCCGCCATTTTACAAAGAGGATGTTTCTAGTGGAAACAGTTCTAGGGATACCGCTAGACAAAACAGTTCGCTACCGTTTGACGAATTGGTAGAAAGCATTTCAAAACTTCTTTCACCGGCGGGCATCTTCTCGGTCGTTATACCGTTTAAGGAAGAGCGGAAATTTTTAGAATTGGCTCATGACTATGGGTTATATCCGACACGCATACTACATGTAAAGGGTAATAGTATATCCAAAACAAAAAGGTCACTGCTTGAGTTTAGTTTTACTAAGGTCAACCCGACTATCAAGGAGTTATATATTGAAATAAAAAGACACGAATACACGTTGGAGTACAAAGCGCTGACCAATGCGTTTTACTTAAAAATGTAA
- a CDS encoding glycoside hydrolase family 130 protein, translating into MNTIPWQEKPKEHTEVLWRYSENPIIKRDAIPTSNSIFNSAVVPFNEGFAGVFRCDNKAVQMNIFAGFSADGVHWDIEHQPINFKKGNTDMIASDYKYDPRVTFIEDRYWITWCNGYHGPTIGIGYTFDFKEFYQCENAFLPFNRNGVLFPEKIDGKFAILSRPSDNGHTPFGDIYVSYSPDMKYWGEHRCVMKVAPFTESAWQCTKIGAGSVPIPIKEGWLMFYHGVINTCNGFRYSMGAAILDANKPEIVKYRTKPYLLSPQTTYECVGDVPNVVFPCASLHSHEEDKVAIYYGAADTVVGLAFGKLSEIIEFTKKNSL; encoded by the coding sequence GTGAATACAATACCATGGCAAGAAAAGCCAAAAGAACATACTGAAGTCCTTTGGAGATACAGCGAAAACCCTATTATTAAAAGGGATGCCATACCTACATCCAATAGTATTTTTAACAGTGCGGTAGTACCTTTCAATGAAGGGTTTGCCGGTGTTTTCAGGTGCGACAACAAAGCTGTTCAAATGAACATATTTGCCGGGTTCAGTGCCGATGGTGTCCATTGGGACATTGAACACCAACCCATCAATTTTAAAAAAGGCAATACGGATATGATTGCCTCTGATTATAAATATGACCCACGCGTTACCTTTATTGAAGACCGTTATTGGATTACTTGGTGTAACGGGTATCACGGTCCTACTATTGGCATTGGTTACACTTTTGATTTTAAGGAATTTTATCAATGTGAAAATGCATTTTTACCTTTTAACAGAAATGGCGTATTATTTCCAGAGAAAATAGACGGGAAATTTGCCATCCTGAGCAGACCAAGCGACAATGGCCACACGCCTTTCGGCGATATCTATGTAAGCTATAGTCCGGATATGAAATATTGGGGGGAGCACAGATGCGTTATGAAGGTTGCCCCTTTTACCGAGAGCGCATGGCAATGCACAAAGATAGGAGCTGGTTCCGTACCCATTCCAATCAAAGAAGGGTGGTTAATGTTCTACCACGGGGTAATAAATACCTGTAACGGCTTTCGCTATTCCATGGGTGCCGCAATCCTAGACGCCAATAAACCAGAAATTGTAAAGTACCGGACCAAACCCTATTTGTTATCTCCACAGACTACTTATGAATGTGTGGGGGATGTTCCTAACGTAGTGTTTCCCTGTGCATCTTTACATTCTCATGAAGAGGATAAAGTAGCTATTTACTATGGTGCTGCGGATACCGTTGTAGGTTTGGCATTTGGAAAATTGTCCGAAATAATAGAATTTACCAAGAAAAATAGTCTGTAA
- a CDS encoding NDP-sugar synthase — protein MTLLLMAAGSGSRYGKLKQFDELGPKEEFLMEFAIYDAIKNDFSQIVVITKAANVTFLNDYLSARLPKNIRLDVLAQEITDLPSGVTFTGERKKPWGTAHAVWTARNVINGPFVVINADDFYGQSAYKRAADFMKSNENDYCLLGYTLKDTLSEHGSVSRGVCKVSGDNLLSVEERLKLIQKGDVVLDEDTGLEFSGEEQASMNFWVCRPSIFDKIESEFRIFLKDEDRIANSELYIPLMIQEMLQGKEINVKCIPSGSEWFGVTYASDKEKAMGSLLKKTKEGQYTSPLWN, from the coding sequence ATGACACTACTTTTAATGGCTGCCGGAAGCGGTAGCAGATATGGAAAATTAAAACAGTTTGACGAGTTAGGACCAAAGGAGGAATTCCTCATGGAATTTGCCATCTATGACGCCATCAAAAATGATTTCAGTCAGATTGTCGTCATTACGAAGGCGGCCAATGTCACTTTCTTGAACGACTACCTCAGCGCCCGACTCCCTAAAAACATTAGACTAGATGTTCTAGCACAGGAAATTACGGATTTACCTTCTGGGGTTACCTTTACCGGGGAGCGTAAAAAACCTTGGGGAACCGCACATGCGGTATGGACGGCGAGAAACGTAATAAACGGACCTTTTGTAGTCATCAATGCCGATGATTTTTATGGGCAATCTGCCTACAAAAGGGCAGCCGATTTTATGAAATCTAATGAAAATGACTATTGCTTATTGGGCTATACCTTAAAAGACACCTTATCTGAACATGGATCGGTCTCTAGAGGGGTCTGTAAAGTTTCTGGTGATAATTTACTTTCGGTAGAAGAGCGATTAAAATTGATTCAAAAAGGCGATGTGGTTCTTGATGAAGACACAGGATTAGAATTTTCGGGAGAGGAGCAGGCCAGTATGAATTTTTGGGTCTGTAGACCATCAATTTTTGACAAAATAGAATCCGAATTCAGAATCTTCTTAAAGGACGAAGACCGTATAGCAAACAGCGAACTTTATATTCCGCTAATGATCCAAGAAATGCTCCAGGGCAAGGAAATAAACGTAAAATGTATCCCTTCTGGTAGTGAATGGTTCGGCGTTACCTATGCCAGCGACAAGGAGAAGGCTATGGGAAGTCTTCTGAAAAAAACCAAGGAAGGTCAGTACACATCTCCCTTATGGAACTAG
- a CDS encoding LytR/AlgR family response regulator transcription factor → MNLKAIVVDDEPLAINVLKNYILQVKELELVATFSNAMDASSFLRDNDNDIDIMFLDINMPYLDGLEFLSTLHKKPFVIMTTAHEEHALKSFELEAIDYLVKPISLPRFLKSVDRIIGLKQGMVTSKSLRKKEKPSIFVKVDKKKLQKVYLDEIMVVESLKDYIRIITPTAKFIIHRTLSSFTDELPSDLFLRIHRSYTIAIDKVSVVEGNSVEVGGIRYTIGRSYLNDAKSRIIPNFNAG, encoded by the coding sequence ATGAATTTAAAAGCAATAGTGGTAGATGACGAACCCTTGGCCATAAACGTACTAAAGAATTATATCTTGCAGGTAAAGGAGTTGGAGTTGGTCGCCACATTTTCCAATGCCATGGACGCCTCCTCTTTTTTAAGGGATAACGATAATGACATAGATATCATGTTCCTTGATATCAACATGCCTTATTTAGATGGTTTAGAATTCTTGAGCACTCTTCACAAGAAGCCTTTTGTAATTATGACAACGGCCCATGAGGAGCACGCATTAAAAAGTTTTGAACTAGAGGCAATAGACTATCTGGTCAAACCCATTTCCCTACCCAGATTCTTAAAATCGGTCGATAGGATTATTGGTCTAAAACAGGGAATGGTTACATCTAAGAGCCTTAGAAAAAAGGAAAAGCCTAGTATTTTTGTTAAGGTAGATAAGAAGAAACTCCAAAAGGTATATCTAGATGAGATTATGGTGGTAGAAAGTTTAAAGGATTACATAAGGATTATTACTCCTACGGCAAAGTTTATTATTCATAGAACATTAAGTAGTTTCACGGACGAGCTGCCATCGGATCTCTTTTTACGAATTCATCGTTCTTATACCATAGCTATAGACAAAGTAAGTGTTGTTGAAGGTAATAGCGTTGAGGTAGGGGGAATAAGATATACCATCGGCAGGAGCTATTTAAATGATGCAAAGAGTAGAATTATACCGAATTTCAATGCTGGATAA
- a CDS encoding sodium:solute symporter family protein translates to MNIIDTLIIFLYVLLTLAVGIWVSKKASKGLKSYFLGGNNIKWYYLGLSNGSGMFDVSGTAWMVGLLFLYGAKSFMFMWLWPIWNQIFIMMFLAVWIRRSNIMTGSEWILTRFGDGKAGRASHSIVAVFAIVAAVGFIAYFFEGIGKFMTIILPWDLALEIGSTALLNSEQSYALIIIFLTTIYTVKGGMFSVVATEVLQYGIMVIAGILVAGYAFFTVTDVEINTIISTEWKNVFFGAQLETHWSEKFQAFNNLIDSEGYKMFGALIGMTLFKGFFASVAGPTPSYDLQRILSTKSVKEAAYMSGFTNLVLFIPRYLLIAGIVVIALVFLGPVMASNPNLSGADLEIILPKVINNHIPVGIKGLLLAGLLAAFMSTFSAFVNAGPAYIVNDIYKKYFKPQATDKHYVKVSHIASFLIVLLGVCMGFFADSINSLTLWITSALFGGYVASNFLKWIWWRFNGWGYFWGMLAGLLIASLQFILDQNKANLTEGSLLFDLCNVHAIYLFPIIFGFSLLGSFLGTFLTQPTDLAVLKSFYKNVRPWGFWRPVYERIKLDGEKITPNKEFYWDMMNCGIGIIWQSSMIVLPVYFMIRDYPKTLIALAVFLATSIVLKYTWLDKVRKMPN, encoded by the coding sequence ATGAACATTATTGATACTCTTATTATATTCCTATATGTGCTGCTTACTTTGGCCGTTGGAATATGGGTATCTAAAAAAGCATCAAAAGGTTTAAAGTCATATTTTCTTGGCGGGAATAATATTAAGTGGTATTACCTTGGACTAAGCAACGGATCGGGCATGTTTGATGTTTCCGGAACCGCTTGGATGGTAGGTTTACTCTTCCTCTATGGGGCCAAGAGCTTTATGTTCATGTGGTTATGGCCTATTTGGAATCAAATTTTCATAATGATGTTCCTGGCCGTTTGGATACGGCGTTCCAATATAATGACAGGTTCGGAATGGATTCTAACACGTTTTGGAGATGGAAAGGCAGGTAGGGCCTCTCATAGTATTGTAGCGGTATTTGCCATTGTTGCCGCAGTAGGTTTCATAGCTTACTTTTTTGAAGGTATCGGAAAATTTATGACCATCATCCTTCCATGGGATTTAGCTTTAGAAATAGGTAGCACCGCACTATTAAACTCTGAACAAAGTTATGCGCTTATAATTATTTTCTTGACTACGATCTATACCGTTAAAGGCGGCATGTTTTCCGTTGTAGCCACGGAAGTTTTACAATATGGCATTATGGTCATTGCCGGTATTTTGGTTGCCGGTTATGCATTTTTCACCGTTACGGATGTAGAAATAAACACCATCATATCCACAGAGTGGAAAAATGTATTTTTCGGAGCCCAATTAGAAACACATTGGAGCGAAAAGTTTCAGGCATTCAATAACTTAATAGATTCCGAAGGTTACAAAATGTTTGGAGCCCTAATAGGAATGACCTTATTCAAAGGTTTTTTCGCAAGTGTAGCGGGCCCAACGCCCAGTTATGATCTTCAACGGATTTTATCTACTAAATCCGTTAAAGAAGCGGCTTACATGAGCGGTTTTACAAATTTGGTACTCTTTATTCCAAGGTACCTCCTAATTGCTGGTATTGTTGTTATTGCATTAGTATTTCTTGGCCCGGTAATGGCTTCAAACCCGAATCTTAGTGGTGCGGATTTAGAGATTATTCTCCCCAAGGTCATCAATAACCATATTCCTGTAGGCATCAAGGGACTTCTTTTAGCCGGCCTTTTAGCTGCATTTATGTCTACATTCTCTGCGTTTGTAAACGCGGGACCGGCGTATATCGTTAATGATATCTACAAAAAATATTTTAAGCCACAAGCAACGGACAAACACTATGTTAAAGTAAGCCATATTGCGTCTTTCTTAATAGTTCTTCTCGGGGTTTGCATGGGTTTTTTTGCAGACTCCATTAACTCCTTAACACTATGGATCACCAGTGCGTTGTTCGGTGGTTATGTCGCTTCAAATTTCTTGAAATGGATATGGTGGCGCTTTAATGGTTGGGGATATTTTTGGGGAATGTTGGCGGGGCTCCTGATTGCCTCATTACAATTTATACTAGACCAAAATAAGGCCAATCTTACGGAAGGCTCTTTACTGTTTGATCTTTGTAATGTACATGCGATTTATCTATTTCCTATTATTTTCGGCTTTTCTCTTCTGGGTTCGTTTCTAGGCACTTTCCTAACACAACCAACGGATTTAGCTGTACTTAAGTCTTTTTACAAAAATGTTAGACCATGGGGCTTTTGGAGGCCAGTTTACGAGAGAATTAAACTAGACGGCGAGAAAATTACGCCCAATAAAGAATTCTATTGGGATATGATGAACTGTGGTATTGGAATCATATGGCAATCCAGCATGATCGTATTGCCGGTTTATTTTATGATACGGGATTACCCTAAGACCCTTATCGCCTTAGCGGTATTTTTAGCGACTTCCATAGTACTCAAATATACCTGGTTAGATAAGGTCAGGAAGATGCCCAATTAA
- a CDS encoding phosphotransferase enzyme family protein: MELENSNYTLEELHIVLGYFSIDAASFHVKTLTAGYINDTFLVSKTDRPLYIFQRINHTVFADIDGLMQNVSSALKVLNARDYTQIKLVSTPSGQYHIKVMNGYWRLMTFIPNSTTFNTTTKATIAFEAGRIVGKFHDLLQHEKPSAYADTIPRFHDLSYRSAAFNSALENAHSSKLEIAQEDISYARTTLQKLKAIEVDKLKVRICHNDTKLNNILFSKKTNKALSLIDLDTIMKGYFFYDFGDAVRTIVNTAPEDEQDHSKITFCLDLFEAFVKGLSDNSSFLTKEELKSLPLGVVFMPFIHGLRALTDYLNNNKYYKVSYENQNLDRCRSLFSFSEKAWGNQKEIQRILASHFPALQA, from the coding sequence ATGGAACTAGAGAATAGCAATTATACCCTAGAAGAATTACATATTGTTCTAGGGTATTTTTCTATTGACGCGGCTTCTTTTCATGTAAAGACCTTAACTGCTGGATACATCAACGACACCTTTCTGGTATCCAAAACCGATAGACCCCTATATATTTTTCAACGTATTAACCATACTGTTTTCGCGGATATTGATGGTTTAATGCAAAACGTATCAAGCGCTCTTAAGGTACTCAATGCTCGTGACTACACTCAAATAAAGCTTGTCTCGACACCCTCCGGCCAATACCATATCAAAGTTATGAATGGATACTGGCGTTTAATGACTTTTATTCCGAATAGCACCACATTTAATACCACTACTAAAGCTACAATAGCTTTTGAAGCAGGGCGAATAGTGGGTAAATTCCATGATTTGTTACAACATGAAAAACCTTCGGCATATGCTGATACTATTCCTAGATTTCATGATTTATCCTATAGGTCCGCTGCGTTTAACAGTGCCCTCGAAAATGCTCATTCATCTAAGCTGGAAATAGCCCAAGAAGACATTAGTTATGCGCGGACTACCTTACAAAAACTAAAGGCTATTGAAGTGGATAAACTCAAGGTTCGCATTTGCCATAACGATACCAAACTAAACAATATCCTTTTCTCCAAAAAAACCAATAAAGCCCTTTCTCTGATAGACTTGGATACTATTATGAAGGGTTATTTCTTTTATGATTTTGGAGATGCCGTACGCACTATTGTCAATACGGCACCCGAAGACGAACAGGACCACAGTAAAATTACATTTTGTTTAGATCTCTTTGAAGCTTTTGTAAAGGGCCTCTCGGACAATTCATCTTTTCTCACAAAGGAGGAGTTGAAATCTTTGCCTTTAGGAGTTGTTTTTATGCCCTTTATCCATGGTTTAAGAGCCTTGACCGATTACTTGAACAACAATAAATATTATAAAGTTTCTTATGAGAATCAAAATTTAGACCGTTGTAGGAGTCTGTTTTCTTTTTCTGAAAAAGCATGGGGCAATCAGAAAGAAATACAGCGTATTCTAGCCAGTCATTTTCCGGCACTACAGGCATAG
- a CDS encoding acyl-CoA dehydrogenase family protein, protein MRPDLFEAPDYYNLDDLLSEEHLLVRDAARQWVKRDISPIIEEYAQKAEFPNQIIDGLAEIGAFGPYIPVEYGGAGLDQISYGLIMQEIERGDSGVRSTASVQSSLVMYPIYTYGTEEQRKKYLPKLASGEMMGCFGLTEPNHGSNPGGMETKYKDMGDHYLLNGAKLWISNSPFADIAVVWAKNEEGRIHGLIVERGMEGFSTPETHNKWSLRASATGELIFDNVKVPKENLLPNKTGLGAPLGCLDSARYGIAWGAIGAAMDCYDTALRYAKERVQFGKPIAAMQLQQKKLAEMITEITKAQLLAFRLGQLKNEGSATTAQISMAKRNNVDMAIKIAREARQVLGGMGITGEYSIMRHMMNLESVITYEGTHDIHLLITGADITGHQAFK, encoded by the coding sequence ATGAGACCTGATTTATTTGAAGCTCCTGATTATTATAACCTAGACGATTTACTTTCTGAAGAGCACCTTCTTGTTAGGGATGCAGCCCGTCAATGGGTAAAGAGAGACATTTCTCCCATTATAGAGGAATATGCTCAAAAGGCGGAATTCCCTAATCAAATTATAGATGGTCTTGCGGAAATAGGGGCATTTGGACCTTACATTCCTGTGGAATATGGTGGTGCGGGATTGGACCAAATAAGTTACGGACTTATCATGCAGGAAATTGAACGTGGCGATAGCGGTGTGCGATCTACCGCTTCCGTGCAATCTTCTTTAGTGATGTACCCCATTTATACTTATGGTACGGAGGAGCAGCGAAAAAAATATTTACCAAAATTGGCGAGCGGAGAGATGATGGGCTGTTTTGGTCTTACGGAACCTAATCACGGGTCTAACCCAGGCGGTATGGAAACAAAATACAAGGATATGGGCGACCATTATCTTTTAAACGGTGCCAAACTTTGGATATCTAACTCTCCTTTCGCTGATATTGCCGTGGTATGGGCCAAAAATGAAGAGGGTAGAATACACGGTTTAATCGTAGAAAGAGGAATGGAAGGATTTTCAACCCCAGAAACCCATAACAAATGGTCACTTAGGGCATCTGCCACGGGAGAGTTGATTTTTGACAACGTTAAGGTGCCTAAAGAAAATTTGTTGCCGAACAAAACGGGTCTTGGTGCTCCTTTGGGATGTTTAGATTCTGCAAGGTACGGTATTGCTTGGGGAGCTATCGGAGCGGCTATGGACTGTTATGATACGGCACTGCGCTATGCAAAGGAAAGAGTGCAGTTCGGCAAGCCCATAGCGGCTATGCAACTACAACAAAAAAAGCTGGCGGAAATGATTACGGAGATTACAAAAGCACAATTGCTTGCCTTTAGGTTAGGTCAGTTAAAAAATGAAGGTAGCGCCACCACTGCACAAATATCCATGGCCAAACGGAACAATGTGGACATGGCCATTAAAATTGCTCGAGAGGCAAGACAAGTGCTTGGCGGTATGGGCATAACCGGAGAATATAGCATCATGCGCCATATGATGAATCTAGAGAGTGTTATAACCTATGAGGGGACTCATGATATTCACCTTCTTATCACAGGTGCCGACATTACGGGGCATCAGGCATTTAAATAA
- a CDS encoding sulfatase: MLDKLTKPGRKYLLSALVLIFLTGSSIGCADKKPKQETKERPPNVVLIFTDDQGYNDVGVFGAKDIATPNLDQMAREGAMLTSYYAAQAVCSASRAGILTGCYPNRIGIHNALGPGNTHGINASETTLAEMLKAKGYATAIFGKWHLGHHEKFLPTRHGFDEWFGIPYSNDMWPYHPQQGPIFNFPDLPLYENETVIDTLEEQSQLTTQITERSVSFIKKNKDNPFFLYVPHPQPHVPLFVSDKFKGKSSRGLYGDVIMEIDWSVGQIMNELKVNNLEENTIVIFTSDNGPWLSYGNHAGSAFPLREGKGTAWEGGQREPFIIKYPKAIPAGSTIDVPVMAIDILPTLAEETGATLPEQIIDGKSVLKVLTGEENKSPQEAYFFYYRVNELFGVRYGKWKLYFPHRYRTMDGQELGKDGLPGDYRMVDMEEIELYDLAIDKSETKNVAEQNPEVVNKIKVLANNMRYRLGDALLELEGSETRMAGQLE, translated from the coding sequence ATGCTGGATAAATTAACCAAACCGGGAAGAAAATACTTGCTATCCGCTCTTGTCCTCATATTTTTAACGGGCTCTAGTATAGGTTGTGCGGATAAGAAACCAAAACAAGAAACCAAAGAAAGGCCTCCTAATGTAGTTCTCATTTTTACGGATGACCAAGGCTATAACGATGTGGGTGTTTTTGGTGCCAAAGATATAGCCACGCCAAACTTGGACCAGATGGCAAGAGAGGGCGCTATGCTCACAAGTTACTATGCGGCACAGGCCGTATGTTCTGCGTCTAGAGCGGGAATCTTAACAGGCTGCTACCCTAATCGTATCGGTATACATAATGCTTTGGGTCCAGGGAATACGCACGGTATTAACGCTTCGGAAACTACCTTGGCGGAAATGTTGAAAGCAAAAGGATATGCCACCGCAATTTTTGGAAAATGGCATTTGGGACACCATGAAAAGTTTTTGCCTACCAGACATGGTTTTGATGAGTGGTTCGGAATTCCGTACTCTAATGATATGTGGCCTTACCATCCACAGCAAGGGCCTATTTTTAATTTTCCAGACTTACCTCTATATGAGAACGAGACGGTTATAGATACTTTGGAAGAACAATCACAATTAACCACTCAAATAACAGAACGTAGCGTTTCTTTCATTAAAAAGAATAAAGACAATCCCTTCTTTCTTTACGTTCCCCATCCGCAACCACATGTGCCCTTGTTCGTTTCGGATAAATTCAAAGGTAAATCCAGTAGGGGGCTATATGGAGATGTGATTATGGAAATAGATTGGTCTGTTGGCCAGATAATGAACGAATTGAAAGTTAATAATTTAGAAGAAAATACCATAGTCATTTTCACATCGGATAACGGACCATGGCTATCTTATGGTAATCATGCGGGTAGTGCTTTTCCGCTTAGAGAGGGTAAGGGAACCGCTTGGGAAGGCGGTCAACGAGAACCGTTTATCATAAAATATCCAAAGGCTATACCCGCAGGGAGTACAATTGATGTTCCTGTTATGGCAATAGACATTCTTCCCACTTTAGCAGAAGAGACGGGAGCTACCTTGCCTGAACAAATCATTGATGGCAAAAGCGTATTGAAAGTTTTAACAGGCGAAGAAAATAAAAGTCCTCAGGAGGCCTATTTCTTTTACTATAGGGTTAATGAACTCTTTGGGGTTCGCTATGGAAAATGGAAATTGTATTTTCCACATCGCTATAGAACCATGGATGGGCAAGAATTAGGAAAGGACGGTCTGCCCGGTGATTATAGAATGGTCGACATGGAGGAAATTGAACTTTATGACTTGGCAATCGATAAAAGCGAAACCAAAAATGTGGCCGAGCAGAATCCTGAAGTCGTTAATAAAATAAAAGTATTGGCCAATAATATGCGCTACCGTCTAGGAGATGCTTTATTGGAGTTGGAAGGTTCTGAAACCAGAATGGCGGGACAGTTAGAATGA
- a CDS encoding sensor histidine kinase: MNANNKIGEFLGKTNSSSNYGIKYWHHIVFWLVYFIFNTVRWSSIHNDFLYSLKTNLIGFPIHMLLAYFNVYYLMPKFVYKQKYLLYALGIFGSLVVMLLVKFNLTYYLVSNDVMPEGQGETNSITFAYSVTTMIGEVYVMSFFTAIKLTIDWLRESSKLHDLERRQLKTELRFLRSQVSPHFFFNTLNNIYSLTLEKSDKAPEVILKLSELMRYLLYATKKRRQDLTNEIECIQNYIDLERIRFDDSLKIDIHISGNLNGCSIAPMLLVPLVENCFKHGASKNIGQMKISINLEVVEGYMTFKICNNIPNADRATNFPTRSGGIGLSNVKKRLELGYEDGDYDLSIFEENEMFNVILKLKVI, from the coding sequence ATGAACGCTAATAATAAGATCGGTGAATTTTTGGGCAAAACGAATTCTTCGTCTAATTATGGAATTAAATATTGGCATCATATTGTCTTTTGGTTGGTATATTTTATTTTTAATACTGTTAGATGGAGTAGTATTCATAACGACTTTCTTTACTCTTTAAAGACCAATCTTATCGGTTTTCCTATTCACATGTTGCTAGCCTACTTCAATGTGTATTATTTAATGCCCAAATTCGTCTACAAGCAAAAGTATTTGCTTTATGCCCTGGGAATTTTTGGTTCATTGGTAGTTATGTTACTTGTAAAGTTCAACCTAACCTATTATTTGGTCAGTAATGACGTTATGCCAGAGGGACAGGGGGAAACCAATAGTATAACGTTCGCCTATTCGGTTACCACTATGATCGGGGAGGTATACGTAATGTCTTTTTTTACGGCTATCAAATTAACAATAGATTGGTTAAGGGAAAGTAGCAAATTACACGATTTGGAGCGTAGGCAATTAAAGACCGAGCTAAGATTCTTACGTTCACAGGTTTCGCCACATTTTTTCTTCAATACCTTAAATAACATTTATTCCCTAACTTTAGAAAAGTCGGATAAAGCACCAGAAGTGATCTTAAAGCTATCCGAGTTAATGCGATACCTTTTATATGCAACCAAGAAAAGAAGACAAGACCTAACGAACGAAATAGAATGTATCCAGAATTATATTGATTTGGAGCGGATACGGTTTGACGATTCCTTGAAAATCGATATTCATATTTCAGGTAATCTAAATGGGTGTAGTATAGCGCCAATGCTTTTGGTACCATTAGTGGAAAATTGTTTTAAACATGGCGCAAGTAAAAACATAGGTCAAATGAAGATTAGTATTAACCTTGAAGTTGTAGAGGGTTATATGACCTTTAAAATATGCAATAATATACCCAATGCGGATAGGGCTACCAACTTTCCTACGAGATCTGGTGGTATTGGACTTTCTAACGTAAAAAAGCGGCTAGAACTGGGATACGAAGATGGGGATTATGATTTGTCGATTTTCGAAGAAAATGAAATGTTTAATGTTATACTTAAGCTGAAAGTTATATGA